From the Lathyrus oleraceus cultivar Zhongwan6 chromosome 4, CAAS_Psat_ZW6_1.0, whole genome shotgun sequence genome, one window contains:
- the LOC127135318 gene encoding probable pectin methylesterase CGR3 produces MTRRQASSTRRSGGTFSFSGVINSKSKSSSLLSIIPVLLGAFFLIFYAFGGSGLFRGRKNVVIRAEGDFSCTFELQSAFPILRNVYGDNMKNILHVGPESCSVVSKLLTEGEVEAWGVEPYDIEDADINCKALVHRGVVRVADIKYPLPYRPKSFSHVIISDALDYISPKYLNKTLPELVRVSADGVIILAGSPGQQREAAQLSKFGRPAKMRSSSWWKEFFSENNLEENVAAVKKFEQAAYKMFYNPTCQIFHIKPYN; encoded by the exons ATGACAAGAAGACAAGCAAGTTCCACGAGACGCAGTGGTGGAACCTTTTCCTTTTCAGGAGTAATCAATTCCAAATCCAAATCTTCTTCTTTACTATCCATAATCCCTGTCCTTTTG GGAGCTTTCTTTCTcattttttatgcttttggtGGGTCAG GTCTCTTTCGAGGAAGGAAGAATGTTGTTATCAGGGCTGAAG GTGATTTTTCATGCACATTTGAACTTCAAAGTGCATTTCCTATTTTGAGGAATGTATACGGCGACAACATGAAAAACATCTTGCATGTTGGCCCAGAGAGTTGTTCAGTAGTATCAAAATTGTTAACAGAAGGGGAAGTTGAAGCATGGGGTGTGGAGCCATATGACATAGAAGATGCTGATATAAACTGCAAGGCTCTAGTGCATAGAGGCGTCGTACGCGTTGCCGATATAAAATATCCTCTACCTTACAGGCCAAAGTCTTTCTCACATGTCATAATATCAGATGCTTTGGATTACATTTCTCCTAAATATTTAAACAAAACTCTTCCTGAGCTTGTTAGGGTATCTGCTGATGGTGTTATTATTTTAGCAG GTTCCCCTGGACAACAGAGAGAAGCAGCACAGTTATCCAAATTCGGACGTCCG GCGAAAATGAGGAGTTCGTCTTGGTGGAAAGAGTTTTTCAGTGAAAACAACTTAGAAGAAAATGTAGCTGCTGTCAAGAAGTTTGAACAAGCTGCATATAAGATGTTTTATAATCCAACCTGTCAAATTTTCCACATCAAACCATACAACTGA